From Antricoccus suffuscus, a single genomic window includes:
- a CDS encoding right-handed parallel beta-helix repeat-containing protein, with amino-acid sequence MSRTLQVDPNRSGAYPNLREAVGDAAAGSTIVVASGSYNETVDVSGLDLTIAAAEGDEDVIIDGEDSYDPAIVCRRGELVLRGLTVRSDASDALRVTDTRLTVTKCDFSSKYASAVRLGDRSEVSLDGSTISDSQQGLIIEDTSGTIENLTIKNCADDAIVIRLGADPVLRNVAIDGSGHRGIYIYQSAKPSIEGCEVANTREEGILVAQGGAPKLNRCHVHDIQASGISFAAGTGGDVRSCNVERTAQPAIDIADGAEVTVHEGNSKSAGVGSVEVAKGDPAKVEQLLAELEQMVGLDGVKAEVKSIIDEIQVNEWRRSAGLNVDGMSNHLIFAGAPGTGKTTVGRIYGQLLAALGVLPGGPLREVSRRDLVGQYIGHTAEKTAAVFDEAKGGVVFLDEAYTLTRQAGSGGGDFGQEAVDMIVKLMEDMRKDIAVIAAGYTNEMREFLDANPGLASRFVKTIEFENYSAEDLTLIITRMINSGDYKVGDGAEACLLRHFQTIPRDENFGNARDARKLFEKLRKVQSQRLRTLTDKPTMDQLLTITLADVEVATGITGSAPASPSMSEAPTPPAASSDGIDSATRRWL; translated from the coding sequence ATGTCTCGTACCTTGCAGGTTGACCCGAACCGATCTGGCGCCTACCCCAATCTCCGAGAGGCAGTGGGCGATGCGGCAGCCGGGTCAACGATCGTCGTCGCGTCCGGGAGCTATAACGAGACGGTCGATGTATCCGGCCTCGACCTGACGATCGCCGCGGCGGAAGGCGATGAGGACGTCATCATCGACGGCGAGGATTCGTACGATCCGGCGATCGTCTGTCGTCGCGGCGAGCTCGTGCTGCGTGGCCTCACAGTCCGGTCGGATGCGTCTGACGCGCTCAGGGTGACCGATACGCGACTCACTGTCACGAAGTGTGACTTCTCGTCGAAGTATGCATCCGCAGTCCGACTGGGCGATCGCTCGGAAGTCTCGCTCGACGGGAGCACCATCTCGGACTCGCAGCAAGGTCTGATCATCGAGGACACGTCGGGCACGATCGAGAATCTGACAATTAAGAACTGCGCGGACGACGCGATCGTCATCCGGCTGGGGGCTGACCCTGTCCTTCGCAACGTCGCTATCGACGGATCTGGCCACCGCGGTATCTACATCTATCAGTCAGCGAAGCCATCGATCGAAGGCTGCGAGGTCGCGAACACTCGTGAGGAGGGCATTCTCGTCGCGCAGGGCGGCGCGCCCAAACTCAACCGGTGCCATGTGCACGACATCCAAGCGAGTGGAATCTCCTTTGCTGCCGGCACCGGTGGTGATGTGCGCAGCTGCAACGTGGAGCGTACGGCGCAGCCCGCGATAGATATCGCCGACGGGGCCGAGGTGACGGTCCATGAAGGTAACTCGAAGTCCGCGGGCGTCGGCTCGGTCGAGGTTGCCAAAGGCGATCCGGCGAAGGTCGAACAGCTGCTAGCTGAACTCGAGCAGATGGTCGGCCTCGATGGGGTCAAGGCCGAGGTTAAGTCGATCATTGACGAGATCCAGGTCAACGAGTGGCGCCGCAGCGCGGGTCTCAATGTCGATGGGATGAGTAATCACTTGATCTTTGCCGGCGCTCCGGGCACGGGCAAGACCACGGTTGGGCGCATCTACGGACAGCTTCTCGCGGCCCTCGGGGTACTGCCCGGGGGGCCGCTCAGGGAGGTCTCGCGCCGGGATCTCGTCGGCCAGTACATCGGGCACACCGCAGAGAAGACGGCCGCGGTGTTCGACGAGGCGAAAGGTGGCGTTGTCTTTCTTGACGAGGCGTACACGCTGACGCGGCAGGCCGGCAGCGGTGGCGGAGACTTCGGGCAGGAAGCGGTCGACATGATCGTCAAGCTCATGGAGGACATGCGCAAAGACATAGCGGTGATCGCGGCCGGGTACACCAATGAAATGCGCGAGTTCCTCGACGCCAACCCCGGCCTTGCGTCCCGGTTCGTCAAGACGATCGAGTTTGAGAACTACTCGGCTGAAGATCTGACGTTGATCATTACCCGAATGATCAACTCGGGTGATTACAAGGTCGGCGATGGGGCGGAGGCATGCCTACTGCGGCATTTCCAGACGATCCCGCGTGATGAGAATTTCGGTAACGCGCGCGATGCACGCAAACTCTTTGAAAAACTTCGCAAGGTGCAGTCGCAGCGGCTGCGCACGCTGACCGATAAGCCGACGATGGACCAACTGCTGACGATTACGTTGGCGGACGTGGAGGTGGCGACCGGCATCACCGGTTCGGCTCCGGCTAGTCCTTCAATGAGTGAAGCCCCAACGCCTCCGGCTGCTTCTTCGGATGGGATCGACTCGGCGACTCGCCGCTGGCTCTGA
- a CDS encoding SseB family protein: MENWMPTSPLEVALGEAYEREDDGPALALLRSAELVLPITKAAFDGDEPPEWATYTDEHGGTHVVAYTSVELMQQVGGDRFGHGRITTFPGLAAGWPDNRWGLAVNPGVPVFLTIDAATLAQWSALTLEQQQEIFPDAPVPLMQKVIGVNDLFDLFTVPITRISGYVHQLGDVLDVPTPGALVEALGIINPAEFIFNNGSINLLRWPAVASDLYRIPFGGRDAAQCAAVDGWVVEEEPFVGLGFAPNPNSTVVEFKVTALELPHGAEVWEFDRNGDEHRRAIYSADTRTWYMVRAVADPPQEDPPGPPRMRVPDSVSAVKLDPRETS, encoded by the coding sequence ATGGAGAACTGGATGCCCACCAGCCCATTGGAAGTAGCCCTCGGCGAGGCGTATGAGAGGGAGGACGACGGCCCCGCGCTGGCGTTGTTGCGCAGCGCCGAGCTGGTCCTGCCCATTACCAAGGCCGCGTTCGACGGTGATGAGCCGCCGGAATGGGCGACGTACACCGACGAGCACGGCGGCACCCATGTCGTCGCTTACACCTCTGTAGAACTGATGCAGCAGGTCGGCGGTGACCGATTCGGCCATGGCCGGATCACAACCTTTCCCGGGTTGGCGGCCGGGTGGCCGGACAATCGCTGGGGGCTCGCCGTCAACCCCGGCGTACCAGTGTTTCTGACCATCGACGCTGCAACCCTCGCGCAGTGGTCCGCGCTAACACTTGAGCAGCAACAAGAGATCTTTCCCGATGCGCCGGTACCTCTCATGCAGAAAGTGATCGGCGTCAATGATCTGTTCGACCTCTTCACCGTGCCGATCACCCGAATCTCGGGCTACGTCCATCAACTTGGTGACGTCCTCGATGTCCCCACACCCGGCGCCCTCGTAGAAGCGCTCGGAATCATCAACCCCGCCGAGTTCATCTTCAACAACGGTTCGATCAACCTATTGCGCTGGCCTGCGGTAGCGAGCGATCTTTATCGCATCCCGTTCGGCGGGCGGGATGCGGCGCAGTGCGCAGCCGTCGATGGCTGGGTCGTCGAGGAAGAGCCGTTTGTCGGCCTCGGTTTCGCGCCTAACCCGAATTCGACCGTCGTCGAGTTCAAGGTCACGGCGCTGGAATTGCCACACGGTGCCGAAGTTTGGGAGTTCGACCGAAACGGTGACGAACACCGCCGTGCGATCTACAGCGCGGACACTCGAACCTGGTACATGGTGCGGGCAGTTGCGGACCCGCCGCAAGAAGATCCTCCGGGTCCGCCGCGGATGCGCGTCCCAGATTCCGTCTCTGCCGTGAAACTCGACCCGCGGGAAACCTCATGA
- the eccE gene encoding type VII secretion protein EccE, translating into MSPQVPPATSAPGGVIGGRQVSADWLGRAAATSSDAAVIAPPARSASREQNLTQFDVTEEARARARTKAVAEQHALALAQARERAAAESEQDAEAKARALAATAPSVPPTVRDELRPHARRDRARYFGVHAGQIMTWEGAAFGLLAAHRQPLAVLIPVAVIAIAAVLVTAVKVNGRWLYQWLGLRARFHTRKRSYAGAPGDADTLLASIVRGAKIETVEIDDDEMAIVSHAGGFTAILEPGQDNTSLTSQSIVESSPLPPLNDLLPTDDDGPLVSAQIVVHTTPAPGMAGEQDAAAKSYAELNGVSIPAQRRVWVALQAQHTADEFTGAQMRGALVNAVRRLGRRLRKSKLSVNILSRTETVAEFLAMLNPSSGAIDAQNLAITEDWTTWSAGSGVHTSYRVLGWPNLADQTGSRLVDRLSTVPTLATTIGIAARRSGSELELEATVRVLAVDAAAAARVSADLMRAAADCGAQLQRLDGEQIFGIGASVPLGGFAA; encoded by the coding sequence GTGAGCCCTCAGGTCCCACCTGCCACGAGCGCTCCGGGTGGCGTCATCGGCGGGCGGCAGGTTTCCGCTGATTGGCTCGGCCGAGCGGCGGCAACCTCGAGCGATGCGGCGGTGATCGCACCCCCGGCGCGCAGCGCATCCAGAGAGCAGAACCTGACCCAGTTCGACGTCACCGAAGAGGCGAGGGCACGCGCCCGGACCAAAGCGGTGGCCGAGCAGCACGCGTTAGCGCTCGCCCAGGCGCGCGAGCGCGCGGCCGCGGAGTCCGAGCAAGACGCCGAGGCGAAGGCGCGCGCCCTCGCAGCGACGGCTCCGTCGGTGCCCCCTACAGTTCGCGATGAGTTGCGTCCGCACGCTCGACGTGATCGTGCTCGGTACTTCGGCGTCCATGCCGGTCAGATCATGACGTGGGAGGGTGCCGCATTCGGCTTGCTCGCCGCGCACCGCCAGCCGTTAGCCGTCTTGATCCCCGTGGCCGTTATCGCGATTGCGGCCGTCCTCGTGACTGCCGTCAAGGTCAACGGCCGGTGGCTTTATCAGTGGTTGGGATTGCGTGCCCGATTCCATACCCGGAAACGTTCGTATGCCGGCGCGCCAGGCGATGCAGACACGTTACTCGCATCGATTGTGCGAGGAGCGAAGATCGAGACCGTTGAGATCGATGACGATGAAATGGCGATCGTGTCGCATGCCGGCGGATTCACCGCGATCCTGGAACCCGGACAGGACAACACCTCTCTTACGTCGCAGTCGATCGTGGAGTCCTCACCGTTACCTCCACTCAACGATCTGCTGCCCACTGACGATGACGGACCGCTTGTCTCGGCACAGATCGTCGTACATACGACGCCCGCGCCCGGAATGGCCGGCGAGCAGGATGCGGCCGCGAAGTCCTACGCGGAACTCAATGGCGTCTCGATACCGGCGCAACGACGAGTGTGGGTTGCGCTACAAGCGCAGCACACCGCTGATGAGTTCACCGGCGCTCAGATGCGTGGCGCGCTCGTCAACGCCGTTCGGCGGCTCGGGCGCAGGCTGCGTAAATCAAAGCTGTCTGTCAACATACTGAGCCGCACCGAGACGGTCGCAGAGTTCCTCGCGATGTTGAATCCCTCGTCTGGCGCGATCGATGCTCAGAACCTTGCGATCACCGAAGACTGGACGACCTGGAGTGCCGGATCCGGCGTGCACACGTCGTACAGGGTGCTTGGTTGGCCCAACCTCGCCGATCAGACCGGTTCGAGGCTCGTCGACAGATTGTCGACGGTGCCGACATTGGCGACCACGATTGGAATCGCGGCCCGTCGGTCCGGATCCGAGCTTGAGTTGGAAGCCACCGTCCGAGTTCTGGCGGTCGACGCGGCAGCGGCGGCGAGGGTGAGCGCGGACCTGATGCGCGCGGCCGCAGACTGCGGCGCACAGCTCCAGCGACTCGATGGCGAACAGATATTCGGGATCGGAGCCTCGGTACCGCTGGGAGGTTTCGCCGCATGA